Proteins encoded in a region of the Oxyura jamaicensis isolate SHBP4307 breed ruddy duck chromosome 17, BPBGC_Ojam_1.0, whole genome shotgun sequence genome:
- the CDC26 gene encoding anaphase-promoting complex subunit CDC26 gives MLRRKPTRLELKLDDIEEFEGVRKDLEGRKKQREEAEAAAGEEAAAAAAAAATALALGTEHKSREQLINDRIGYKPQPKAGGRAAHFGTFEF, from the exons aTGCTGCGGCGGAAGCCGACGCGGCTGGAGCTGAAGCTGGACGACATCGAGGAGTTCGAGGGCGTCCGGAAGGACCTGGAG gGCCGCAAGAAGCAGCGGGAggaggcggaggcggcggccggcgaggaggcggcggcggcggcggcggcggcggccacgGCGCTGGCGCTGGGCACGGAGCACAAGAGCCGCGAGCAGCTCATCAACGACCGCATTGGCTACAAGCCCCAGCCCAAGGCCGGCGGCCGCGCCGCGCACTTCGGCACCTTCGAGTTCTAG
- the SLC31A1 gene encoding high affinity copper uptake protein 1 has protein sequence MSHDSHMNSSTLPTMHPDHHHTTAASGHDHGSGMMMMAMTFHFSYENVPLLFSGLTINTPGEMAGAFVAVFFLAMFYEGLKIARECLLRKSQVSIRYNSMPVPGPNGTILMETHKTVGQQMLSFPHLLQTVLHIIQVVVSYFLMLIFMTYNGYLCIAVAAGAGMGYFFFSWKKAVVVDITEHCH, from the exons ATGTCGCACGATTCCCACATGAACAGCTCCACGTTGCCAACCATGCATCCTGACCATCATCACACTACAGCAGCCTCGGGACATGATCATGGATCTGGGATGATGATGATG GCAATGACTTTCCACTTCAGCTATGAGAATGTGccattgctgttttctggaCTTACAATCAATACTCCTGGAG AAATGGCTGGTGCTTTTGTGGCTGTCTTCTTCCTAGCCATGTTTTATGAAGGCCTTAAGATTGCCCGAGAATGTCTGCTTCGTAAATCCCAAGTCAGCATTCGCTACAACTCCATGCCAGTGCCAGGTCCCAATGGCACTATCCTGATGGAGACGCACAAAACTGTTGG GCAGCAGATGCTGAGCTTCCCTCACCTCCTGCAGACAGTGCTGCACATCATTCAAGTCGTGGTCAGTTACTTCCTTATGCTGATCTTCATGACGTACAACGGATACCTCTGCATAGCtgtggcagcaggggcagggatgggctatttcttcttcagctggaaaaagGCAGTTGTTGTGGATATCACTGAGCACTGCCATTAA
- the PRPF4 gene encoding U4/U6 small nuclear ribonucleoprotein Prp4, which translates to RPPARPPAPPEATKSKPSEESDAPPAKRAPIFYGSLEEKERERLAKGESGLLGKEGMKAAIEAGNINISSGEVFDLEDHMSERQAEVLAEFERRKRARQINVSTDDSEVKACLRALGEPITLFGEGPAERRERLRNILSVVGTDALKKTRKDDDRSKKSKEEYQQTWYHEGPRSLKTARLWLANYSLPRAVKRLEEARLLKEIPEATRTSQRQELHKSLRSLNNFCSQIGDDRPLSYCHFSPNSKLLATACWSGLCKLWSVPDCNLVHTLRGHNTNVGAIVFHPKATVSLDKKDVNLASCAADGSVKLWSLESDEPVADIEGHSMRVARVMWHPSGRFLGTTCYDHSWRLWDLEAQEEILHQEGHSKGVYDIAFHTDGSLAGTGGLDAFGRVWDLRTGRCIMFLEGHLKEIYGLNFSPNGYHVATGSGDNTCKVWDLRQRKCIYTIPAHQNLVTGVKFEPNHGNFLLTGAYDNTAKIWTHPGWSPLKTLAGHEGKVMGLDISLDGQLIATCSYDRTFKLWTAE; encoded by the exons CGGCCCCCGGCACGGCCACCCGCACCGCCCGAG GCCACAAAGAGCAAACCCTCCGAAGAGAGCGATGCGCCGCCTGCCAAGAGAGCGCCCATCTTCTATGGCAGcttggaggagaaggagagggagcgTCTGGCAAAAGGAGAGTCGGGTCTGCTGGGGAAAGAAGGGATGAAAGCTGCGATCGAAGCTGGCAACATTAACATAAGTAGTG GTGAGGTTTTTGATCTGGAAGATCATATGAGCGAGCGGCAGGCAGAAGTGTTGGCTGAGTTTGAGCGCAGGAAGAGAGCCCGGCAAATCAACGTGTCCACCGACGACTCTGAAGTGAAAGCCTGCTTGCGAGCACTCGGGGAGCCCATCACTCTCTTTGGAGAAGGTCCTGCCGAAAGGAGGGAGAG attaaGAAATATCCTTTCGGTGGTTGGCACAGATGCATTAAAAAAGACTAGAAAAGATGACGACAGgtcaaaaaaatccaaagaagaG TATCAGCAAACCTGGTACCATGAAGGACCACGCAGTCTGAAAACAGCAAGGCTGTGGCTTGCTAACTACTCACTTCCcag GGCAGTGAAGCGGCTAGAAGAAGCGCGACTGCTCAAAGAGATTCCAGAAGCAACCAGGACATCACAGAGACAGGAGCTGCACAAATCCCTGCGA TCCTTGAATAACTTCTGCAGTCAGATTGGAGATGATCGCCCACTGTCCTACTGCCATTTCAGCCCCAATTCCAAACTCTTGGCTACTGCCTGTTG GAGCGGACTTTGTAAGCTCTGGTCTGTGCCTGACTGCAACCTTGTTCACACCTTGCGAG gacataACACCAATGTAGGAGCAATAGTCTTCCACCCCAAAGCCACCGTCTCCCTAGACAAGAAGGACGTTAACCTGGCCTCGTGTGCAGCTGATGGTTCTGTCAAACTCTGGAGCCTTGAAAG tgATGAGCCAGTGGCAGATATTGAAGGTCACAGCATGAGAGTGGCACGTGTGATGTGGCACCCCTCTGGGAGGTTCCTGGGTACTACCTG CTATGATCACTCGTGGCGTTTGTGGGACTTGGAAGCTCAGGAAGAGATTCTCCATCAGGAGGGGCACAGCAAAGGCGTCTATGACATTGCCTTTCACACGGATGGGTCTCTTGCTGGGACTGG TGGGCTGGATGCTTTTGGTCGCGTGTGGGACTTGCGCACGGGACGCTGTATCATGTTTCTGGAAGGTCACCTGAAGGAGATCTATGGACTTAATTTCTCCCCAAATGG ATACCATGTCGCAACTGGCAGTGGTGACAATACTTGCAAGGTATGGGACCTCCGCCAGAggaagtgcatctacaccatTCCTGCCCATCAGAACCTGGTGACTGGGGTGAAATTTGAAC CCAATCATGGCAACTTCCTGCTGACCGGCGCTTACGATAACACGGCGAAGATCTGGACTCACCCTGGCTGGTCCCCTTTGAAGACGCTGGCGGGTCATGAGGGAAAGGTGATGGGACTGGATATCTCCCTTGATGGTCAGCTGATAGCGACGTGCTCCTATGACAGAACCTTCAAGTTGTGGACAGCAGAGTAG